Below is a genomic region from Sphaeramia orbicularis chromosome 6, fSphaOr1.1, whole genome shotgun sequence.
TGAGGTAAAAATACAATCTCTGAGATTAATGCAGATGCAAGGGGAATGCTGAATAACAACTGACAAATATGACCTTGTATTGTTccatttaacattaaaaaaaatctgaaaatgaaacAGAAATAACTTCCTTATATTCAAAATAAGATGTACTCAAAATAAGTGTGGTTATAGAATGTCTTTAAGAAAACATTATGAACAGAAATTTTTAAAGTCATACGTTTTgatgaaataaacagaaatacATTTGCTTTGTAGGAGTAAAATTAACTCAAGTGCAAGCTTTTCCCCTTCATACTGATGCAAAAAGATTGACTATAAATCCATATTTTAAAGCTAATATTACAAAATGTTTCCTCTTGGTGGAATTTGTCCCTGAACTTGAACTTGTTTAGATATTTTGGTTCTGTGTTCAACAGTCTTCATgtgctgcgtcagctgatagtttacattttagctcagttagacagaaaacagtcataGTAAAACCATAAATTATCTCCATTTTCTCTATGGTGTAATGAACATGTCTTTACCTCTGCCTGTTTGTAGATGTTCTGTGCAGAACCACAGTACATCAactatgtttgttttcttttctgcagaTATTCAGCCAGTAAATACCTGTCTATAGCATTAGTGTCTGCTGGGATCTTCATATGCACCATTATGTCTGCCAAACAAGTGGTGAGTCCTAACATTTTAGACATTCATACTAAGTGAAAAGGGAGTTCCTGGTTATATAGTAAGGCTTCTGGTGTACTGGTATGCAAACCAGAGTATGCGAGTCCAATGGGGAGATAGAATGTCCTCCCCCTTTGGAGTGAGCAATGGTGTGTGGCAAGGGGGGCTACTTTCTCCTGCACTCTTTAACGTGTACATGGACGATCTATTGAAACAACTTAATGGTTGCAAAGCTGGTTGTGTGTttggtaatagtaataataatcacCTCATGCATGCTGatgatttggacattttttccCCTAGCAGCGCTGGGTTTCAGCAGCTGCTGAATATATGTTCTGATTATAGTCTAACATATGATGTGCAGTACAATACTACACAGAGTACAGTTTTGATATGCAGAACAAAAGAGGACAAGGACCTAAACTTTCCTAATTTTTACCTGTCAGGACAGGTGCTGAGTTTGAACACCAAAATAAAGTATTTAGGCCACTTTATTATGGATCAAATGTCTGATGATTATTATTTGTACAGGCAATATCGAatgttatatgtgtatgtatatatgttctttaattaatttgtcatttgttttatgCAGAATGTGGCCAATGAGGGTTCAGAGGAACAAGGATTTTATGCCTTTATGCACTGGCTGATTGGTGAGTTTAGAACATTTTATTTTAGTCTGTAAATACTCAGTGTCCATTATAAATACCCAAAGACTGATTATGATTCTGGATTCACTGGTCAAAACTAAAGACTCAGCTGCAGTCTAGTTATCATGTAAGACTTACTTTAAGGCATATTATTGAAGTGTTTACTATATTTGACACGGAAATCAGAGGTAGGGAAGAATATCTGCACACAGAGATGGTAATGTGTTCTTAATTTCCTAAAATTACAAAACACTATTAATTACcttatttactgtatatattgCATTATATCACCATATATTGCATGATACACATAGTatctttttttagcttttttttcttgtgtatttgtgGTTTTCAGGTATTGCCATGCTGACATTTGCTCTGCTGATGTCTGCAAGGATGGGCATATTCCAGGAAACTCTGTACAAACAGTATGGAAAACACTCCAAAGAGGCTCTTTTTTacaatgtaagtttttttttttttatggtctaATATGCAGGACCCCTCACATTAAAGCAAAACAAGACAAtagcctcttttacacagcacttctgttctagGACTATTTCACCTTAATTCCAGAAGGACCTCTGTGTAAACAAATTGGTGGGATCaattggtcccacctctgtcacggctctgtaacacctctggacgtagtaacagagccgtgataaaggtggaatcatgattcagaAAGGctttgtaaaaggaacacctctcgctccgcaaccaaggtgtgacgttttgatgacgtattgcatgtgcgacctccacaccggggggatttaaaaatgagcactgtgtacagtaaacaaacatgtcaacgcaaccagaaagatgtgaaACTGGGGAGACACCGCgatccgcgagctgttgtcacttcgggtggaggactgtatccatgctaacatttgtggaactgtGAAAGAcgggagaggttagcaacaccgctatgcttggggtatttccagcgcgcaagttatacgtcacactatatgctgcactgcgtcaccgcccctttcattccggaacgcaggtccgctgtgtaaaggTCCAGTCTGTCTTAcctgttactcctttgtcttggctgtggaaatcggtcagtggtggaaaaaaggtgggatcaccatctcattttttttccgggatctctgtgtaaaagtggctagtaacaaagctgtgataaaggtggaatcatgattctggaacgctatgtaacaGGAACAtctctcgttccacaaccaaggtgtgacattttgatggcGTATTGCGTGTGCAACTCCTGCACCGgcgggatttaaaaatgagcgcgggccatgtacagtaaacaaatatatcaatgcgaccagaaaggtgtcgaactggggagatgccgagatctGCGAGTTGTTGTCACGTCAGGCGGAGGACTCTGTCCATGCTAACAATTTGTTGATTTGAGAGCCAACACCACTATTCTCAGGGTATTTTgtgcaagttatatgtcacactctTCGCTGCATCACCACCCCTTTCATTCCGGAAAGCAGGTCCGctctgtaaaagtccagcctgtctcaccttagttactcctttggcttggctgtctGAATTGGtaaatggtggcaaaaaggtgccATTTACTGCTTCATATCAGGTTCATACTTCCCATTTTGATGATGAACTAGCCAGATTGCTCTGCATTAAGTAGAAAAGAAAAATTGTTCTGCTTAACACTCATTTTTGCCAAGGACAAGATTATCAGCATTACGTATATCACTAAAAAGATATAAATTATGCAGATAAGACAGTCCGTGTTCAAAAACGAGTATGACtgacaccctttttttttgttttattctttctttttagAGTTAACTCACAAAGAAAATTCACCTCTACCACCAGTTTCTACCAGATCCACATCAGACGATAAAACTATGAGAACAGTTCTGGCCAaagtaaaacaaaagcaaaaataaagtttcagcTAAAAGCAAATCAGTcagatgtgaataacagaaacTTCATAGGTTCATCCTGGAACTCAGAGCTTTGGttcttttcatttcagttttgttttcaggtGAAGCACAGGCACCCAAACTAACCCTCCAATATAGTTCTGCATAGATATCACATGATTCTCAATCCTGCAGATAACCCTGAACTACCCCTGTCTCACACCTACATCTCTGTGTGACTCTTCTTATCCCTCTCTCATTCCTGAATCATGCGGTAGCTGTAGACTCAGCATTAGGTGTAGTTAGAGATGCCTTTAACCTCATAATTTGTCTCTGTCTTGTGTTTCTCAGCACTGCCTGCCTCTTCCCGGTTTCCTGATTCTGTCCACAAACATCTACAAACACTGTGTTCACTTCAGCCAGAGCAGTAGGTTTCAGACATCTACTGAAGTTTATCTGCTACTTTTATATAAATAAGACATAAAGGACTTCATTGTTTCTTTGCAGCTCCCGTCATGGTTCCTGTGGTTGGACTGACTGTGCCAATAATGTGGATCTACCTGTTCATTAATGTCATCACACAGTATCCTTTAAAACCATAATATGCTGTAACAGTTTACTGATGTTGTTGTCTGACGTGACAGAATATAAACATAACTTTAACAGACTGTGTTTTGTTAAGGGAGAGCAGCTAGCTTTATAGATCAATCAAGAAGTTCTTGAAAAAGATattaaataataatgtaataatgaaaAAAGTTTATATTTCTGTAAAAAATATGGGGGAATGTGGTTTAATGTAGTGCCATTTTATCCACTTtgtaaaatattcattattaaaGCTGACAGTTACTGCATGTAATAGAGTAAAAAGTTTGATATTTATTCTGTAATGTCGTATAGTAGAAATATAGagtagcataaaatggaaattAGTACAAGTACTGTATCTCAAAATTATCCGTTGTGGAATAACAAAGCAACTAGTTGAACAATAATAAACAAAGTAATGAACAATTCTCAAAATCAGCAACgtaatgaactaaaataaataatgaacaaaaatcaacaaaataaacaaagtaaaCCAAACTTAAAAAGTAAGCATCGAAATTGACAGAAATTGAcagtttaaaaaaatcaacaacaaatatGGTTCAAAATAAGCAATGAAATCAATAAACATGAatgaaataagcaataaaattaacaaaatatgaaacaaaatgagcaaaagaagcaagaaaatgaacaaaaatccacaaaataagtGAGAAAATGACAGAAATTGCAAATTTCAACAAAGCTAACAGCAAAATTAAAAATGAGCGatataagaaacaaaatgaaaaagaaatacacaacattaataaaaacaaaaaaacaagcatctaaatTATAAGAAATTTACATAAAAAGCAACCaggttaaataaaattaacaaaataagctacaaaaacagcaatgaaatgaatataaataatCAAAGTATGCAATAAATGACATTTCACATCACGATGAAACATGAAGTGAGCAAATTCTTGTTCAGACTTAACCAGTTTCTTCAGGTACGTGTGCATCCGTGGAGTTTTCATCCTCACCACGGAGTGCACATCCCTCACCGTCACTCTGGTGGTGACCCTCAGAAAGTTCTTGAGCCTCATCTTCTCCATCCTCTATTTCCAGAACCCGTTTACCACCTGGCACTGGGTGGGCACGGCTGTGGTCTTCCTGGGCACGCTGCTGTACACTGAGGTGTGGAGCAGCGTCCAGGCGGCGCTCGGCCGGCCGGGCATCAAAGAGCAGAAGAAGCTTGAGTGAGGAAAGACTGCAACGGATTGATCTATGGACTCGGAAATTACTTTTGGTTTTATATTCTGCAGTAGTTTTCTACAGTCATGTCTTTTTGGTTAAAAACTGTAGACAATCATTCACACACGCAGCAGTAGAGCTGAGTATTGTTAAAAAAATAACACCCTGGCTTTGATACGGTTCCTAAATAATACATCTTTTaccttaaaggggttctatgtagtattgcaGTGTGAAAttgtgtaccagaacacacaTAGGACTACCACAACCACCAACAAattaacactatgtatccacagactgtatcactcccttaaagtataaagctcattgttttacacacatctgtattacgctatcatcaagatttctttttcaaactaaaactcaaagatgcttattttgacagtcagtcaaaAAAACACTGTCTGATGagcttcatgtgctgcatcagctaatAGTTTACCttttagctctgttaacttacctctgttttttagacagaaaacagacacacaagtgcttctagcttttatgaGTTAATTTCTTTGACTTTAAAAATATTTGtgcttctcatcccatctggccactttctgacactttggtcaaaggtcctTGGGGTTTGTTTTCTTCACCATGGGGGACCaggagagtgactcactactagTGGTCAAATTAATCCCTCGGCCAGTTGCTGGAAATAAATTCtattcatatctctacaatacaAAACACAAGCATCTTTTTCAGAACTTCAGAGCCCTTTATTATAAACATTCAATGACAATTCATTTTCTAATATttggaaaatagaaaaaaagacagcTCTACAGCGTAAAAACTACTGTTAAACCCTTTCATCACAGTATAGTTAAACTGaactggtttgtttttgccatgAAACTTGGCATTAAATGACTGAACACTCAAAGTTTGGTGCCCAGCCCTGCTCAACACAGCATAAAAACTGAACAGAACATGTTTTAATTTTCAACACATCCTCTGAGCAGCTCAATACTATCAGCAGTTTAGTCCACTTTCAAATCAAGACCAGGAATTAGTTATCAGGAGACTTACAAAAATAGAGTCCATATTGTCATTATACTGTATGCACTGAGCTCAGGAGTGTGtctccattgtttttttttttttttcatggacagCTGTGGAAAAGAATGAGATGTACTTTTAACCTAAATGTCAGCTTTTTATAGGATTTGTTGCATTGTAGACAGTTTTTCATCATCTAAAAGTGGGACCTTGTGAACTTGACATCTCCTTTTGAATATGTATTTCTTAGACAGAATCCTCCAGTGGTAACATGAATATTTAGGTTAAGTATTTCAGTTAATTGGAATAAATGTTTTAGATGCAGCTGGAATATTGAGTATGCAGAGGTTAATTTATGCACATTTCATTAGGCCTATTGTTGTCTCAGGTGTTTAGGACCAGTTTACAGAAAATgtgtacagtatttacactgCCTGCTCATTGAAATTAAACTGAAAACCTGGCTGCATTAAAGAGGATTGTGCTTGGTTTGTTGCAGAATGGAATCAAATGTAGGTGGTTTTATTATTGATTTAATATGGGACACAATGTTCCCTTTTACGCATAGGCTGCGCACCAATCCGGAGCGGCAGTGTTCAGCCTCAGCCAATGGCAGCAGCTGTTGTAGACTCGCAAAGAAGGAAGGGCACAGGGTTGCAGCTGTTGGGAGGTGTTTGCACGCCGCTCAGATCCACGTTGGGGATTAAATATTTTAGAGTAGGTAACAGGTAGTGGTCCGTGGCGCGGCACCGGGTACGGATGGGGGGAAACGGGCCGAGTCACTTCTCTGCAGGGGAGGATGAAGGCGGAGGGGTTACTTTTGTGAAGGGCATTCGGGTGAGTGAAGGAAACTTGACGAGCAACATTTCAAGACACATTGTTTCCACTGTGGCGCATTCTTATACTTTATGCACGTATGATTTCTGCAGGATTTATTTACATTCAGTTTTCAGCTTACTGCACAGATAGTTATCAATAAACTGAGGAATGAAGGTTTGTTTACAGTCACCTTCAGTTTAGCGTAACGATGAACAGGGAGACCatgtccaaaaaaaataaaacctaaagGACACGGGGAATGCCTATGTGGGATGACTTGGATATAATATCTAACTTTCGAAATGAGCAAGCACAGCATCAGTGATTAAAAACACAAGGATATTTTGTCTCAGATTGACTTCTCATGATTTGACATTTCCACCTCCTCCTGCATgaaataaaaagaataagaaagaaAATTTAACAGCAGTGAAGACTGAGTGTGAAATGAGCAGCCAATCAGCAAAACAATAAACAATTGAACAAGAGAAGcatcaaattaaatgaaaaataacttaATATGCCTgaaagttttttaaaaatgtaagaaaatgagAAACAATGTTGACAAAACAAGCAACagaatgattaaaattaacaataTAAACAACGCGAACAATGTTTTCGTACAAAATGAAGCTCAGTGAATTAAGTAAGCAAAAAAATCGACATGAATCAACCTAAATGTTTAACAATGTTTCCCTACGGATAAGAGACAAGAAACATTTTGTTTAGTCCTtcatacagtaggttaaagtggtcACTGACTGGACTGATGAAGCAACGTGAAAACTCTGGGTTTTAGCttcaatgttatttttcttttttttttgcatatgaatTATGTCAAAAAGAATACTGTTAGAAAAAAATGTCCTGTTGAATGTGTATTATATTATTAAACTGTTATCAGCGTTTTcattatatatttaaatataattcTCCTATTTTCTCTCTTTAACATCATGAAGCAAAATATAATTTTTgagaatgaaaatgtaaaaactttctTTTCACAGTAATTAAAGGGTGTTTCAATCTCCTTGATGCTATGTGATccattaaaatgatgaaaaaaaaaacctaagtttaaattttacagacttttttttaaccGTTCTTTCATCTCAGCTTTCAGACAAAGTCATAAACCGGATGCGACAAGGCCCAAAGGTCGTTCCTCCGCTGCCTTCGCAGACTGGACGACCTCCTGCACCACAGTCAGAAAGCGCAGCACCCACTGCACCTCCAGCCCCCTCTGTTGAAGACCTTCTGCCTCTTCTGGCTGCTCCTGCTGAAGCCCCACCTTTACCTTCAGCTCCAGCAGTAGAAGTCAGTCCTCCAGTAAAAGTCATCCCTCCTCCACCAGTGAAGTTccactccctccctcctcccatcGTGGAGCCTCCAGCTGCAGCAGATGTCTCTCAGCCTGAAGCTAGTCCACCATCTGTACCTTCTTCAGTAGTAGAAACACCTGTAGAGCCTCCACCTGCTCCCGAGCCAGTCCCACCTCCTGTTGAATCCTTCATTCCGCCTTGTGTAGAGCCAGAAATCCCATCTGCACCACCTTTAGCTGAAAGTGGTCTGGTTCCTCCACCTGTAGAGTCAGTTATGGAAGCCAAAACCTCACCTGAACCTGTAACTTTATCTCTGCCTCCTGAACCAACAGCTCCAGCTGCTGAACCTTCACCTGTACCTCCACCTTTTGAATCTGTCCCATTGACTCCACCTGAACCTGTAGTTTCATCTGTAGCTCCTGAACCTCTGGAGTTAGCTCCTCTAGTTGTCCCATCACCTCCACCTGAACCCTTATCTTCATCTCTTCCTCCTGAACCGACACCTCCACCTGCTGAACCTGTTGTCCCATCACTTCCACCTGAACCTTTAACGTCTGTGCCTCCTGAACCTGTGATAACAACATCATCTCCAGCTGTTGAACCTCTGGAGTTAGCGACTCCAATTGCCCCATCACCTCCACCTGAACCCCTACCGTTATCTGTGCCTCCTGAACCGACACTTCCACCTGCTGAACCCGTTGTCCCATCATCTCCACCAATGGAAACGGTTCTGCCCTTAGCTGATGTCCAACCGGAGACATTTCCAGTTGAACCTGTTGTTTTACCTCCTCTTGTTGAGCCTACAGTTACCGAGTCCTTAGTCCCGTTAATTACAGCAGAAGAAGTTTCTCCATGTGAACTTGTTCCACCTTCTCCGGAGCCTGTGGCAGCACCAGAGCTGCCCTTTGAGGAGCCCTCCCCTCCATGTCACTGTGTGGAACTGGCTGTTTTACCCGCTAATGCACCTGTAATCGAACCCCTTGTTGAACCTTTAACCTCCTCAACTGCTGAACCAGCTCCACCAGCTGTGGAGACCACTGTGACCCTGCTTGTGCCCCCCACTGTAGAAGATGAAGCACCTGTCATCGTCACAGCACCACCACCTGCAGCAGGTGATTGTGTTCTTTCTCTCTATCATGGTTTGACAAGGTTTCTGCAGGTCTAAAATCATATCATCTGAATTTTACACCATAAAGGAACTATATctaatatttctattttcaaatatttaaaaaatgatctAAACTTATCAttaatgtttagaataaagagctctgaatttATGCCCAAGACACCAGTGTATTGGATTGGACAGATATGAATTAAATTTATTTACACCAACGGGCCAGGGCATTTATGtgaccacagttcagactaaactgtgacagttctgaccttgtttggacatttccaaacagatcttttgtGCAGTTATGGATAACACAAAACCGTACAGAAAACTGAGgccatttgtgttttttctgtgccTGCTGTCTGTCTAAAGTCAGAGCTAAAAaattaacagagctataatgtaaactatcagcatgtgaagattataggACGCTattattttgagcaactgtcaaaaaaaattgtttttttttttgttttttttttttcaaagtcagctttattgtcagttttgccataagCACAGTGCATATAGAATACAAAAATTGCAAATGTCTTAGGCCGTTGGTTTAACTATGAACATAGTGGAAAAAATAGAGTACaattataaacagaatataactaaacaataaataaacaatgaaGTGGCAACAGTAAAGTGACAGATGAGTTATTGAGTTACAATGACATATGCAATTAAAGTGTCAGTTGCAATGGAGTGgctggagcagaccctgagcaAATGAAGAACTTTGTGTTTAAAGGCATTGGAGTCACAGTCAAAGTTAAAAATATCCTTTATATTCTTAGGGAAATCTGGTTTAGTCAGGAGTAGAGTATACAGTTGTTATGGCACATAATATAAAAGCAATGCAAAGGGCCTTGTGCAGAAACATTTTTATACACACATCATGACAAGTGacaaaaatcaaaatattaataaaaaatcaaaaatatgTTGAGTGCAGCAAGTTCTCCCTAATTCATTTTTATGTGACATTTATAAAGTAGTAGAAAGTGTAATGCTATATCAGGTCACAGAAGTAAATGTGTATCATGCTATGAAAGAAATTCccccaaacaaagaaaaaaataaaaatttggttGTCAACACCTGCCTTTGAGAATCATCAGAGTCACCAAAGTTCAGCCCCCGTGATACCGCATTCAGTCCAATCTTACTAAATTTTAATCTTATTTGGATATTGTGTAGGTATCCATGTAGGCTGATTTTTGCCATTTCTACTGTGTTCATTCAGATGGTGCCATTCCTCATGAAGTGGTTGAGGAAGAGTTGAGGAAGAAGATAAAAGCAGAGATGCAGATGAGTCTGGAAGAGGAGATCAACCAGAAGAGACGGGAGCTACAGCAACAGTAAGGACAGATTATTGTCAAtattaaatgcaaaaataaaaacaataaacttgATTTTTACAGCATTTTCTAAAACAAAGTTCGATATTGCTTTTACAAGACAAATGGTAAAAGCCAAGTAGTTTATGTGTGGGAGGAGATTATGTATATTGTATTCGGATTGTATGTTAGccacatactaaaaaaaaaaaaaaaagagatgtcaTTGATTAATTATGAccttgttcttcagttttaacCCCTGACTGGACAAAACAACAACTGAAGTCTCAGATCAGATTATCAGCAGCTATGCACAATATGGATCTAATAAATTTAGGTATGACATATTTGCAGACTCTTTATCAATATAAGACAGAGAATCTCAGGCTGAGACACAAGAATTAAACATCATCAATTCACATCTAAATTAAGCTTATGATGCAGATAATACAGCTAACATTGTGTTGCAATAGTTGTATTTGTATCTACAGAAAAAATTCCATTGCATTCATCAGTGTCTTGATTCATGTCAAATTCCTAAGTAGATGTTGGATGTGGACCAACTCTAATCCTAATCGAATGTAATCTACTGAGATTTCTGACGTTGATAGAATTTCATGCAGTGTTATCTGGGACAGTGTCCATCAGTAAATGTCTCTCTCTAAGAACGCTCATTTTTAGCCATGACCAAAGACATCACAATATTATGTCATCTTCTGTCTGAGATAGAGAAGTGAAGTCCTACCCCTTCAACTGTGACCCATGGCAAATATTAATGGTGGTCATTGGCAAGAGATTTTAATTCCATTTGGATTATGGCATAATTGACATATTTAGAGGATAATTTTATCAGTCAAAAAAAAGATAGTTAGTGGTATCTTTACCACTTCATGTTGCTCTCTTGAGCAACATGAAGTTTTGTGTGAAACATCTGTGAACTGCGTGTTGTGAAATGCATCATGATGGCATAAATATGTTAGGAAATATTAGAAGGGATGAAAATAATttcaagtctggtcatgttgcaCCTGGAGAGACTCTTCAACAGCAGCTTGTGGAGAAACAAAATATGGATGACTTCACTTCTGCAACTTTTGGGTGCGCCGCCTTTTTAGTACTAACAGTCTCATACTTCAGCCATTTTACAGCAAACTGATTTGACTAAATTACAGAACTCTTAAATTGACAAGACATAATATGTGTAATTGAACTAGGACTGGACTATACAATTTTTCCAACCAGTTTGATGTGAAGCCAAATACTGGACTGAATTGGAATTTTAACATGAGGCATGGTGCTTCCATTCGGCAGTAGGGAAGAAATTAAACTATCAAAGCCCAGGATTGAGAGTGTAATGACTCTAGTCCACTTGATGGCAGTAGTTTACCTCAAATAGTGTTTTTCTCAAATAATGAGAAGAAAAAGCAGGAGCAAGAAAGAGACACTGTCCTCAGTGCTTTGGAAACGTTGCTGGATATTTGGCACTAGAACACTATAATTGCTTTCTTCCTGCAACATTTACATGCtgcgtctttttttttatttttattttttttattcatagccAGTTTGACAAAAGAAATATCGCCATAACGGTGCAGTTTTAGGCTCATGTTCCGCCAAAAGCACATGAACTTAGTATACGACGGGGCATTCCCCTCCCTCAGCAAAAATGTGATTCTCCTTCATGATGCCATTCTAGCTTGGCAGTAAATCATGTATGGCTCATCAGACATATCATTGTGTTGCTTATTATGAGGCAAAAAAAGATGGATTTAGTGATATGAAATGTCACTTGATTTGAATAAATACAACTGGTTTAAACCTCtacacaggactggactgaacaaACCGGAAATCGACTCAGCTGTAAATTGAAGACATAACTCAGAAGATAAGGAAAATATTTTACAACTatgcatatttttttaattaagcagCACAAAAGGCTGGACTTCACCTCTCTGTACCTGACTTCAGGAGgggatttgtgttttttgtccacCATAGGGCAGGGTGAGGCAATCTCCAActttaccactagatgtcactcaAATATCATTCACTGAACCTTTAAGTAGTGATTTAACAGATTAAAAGATTCAGATGAGCACACATTGAAAAGGGATTTAAAGGAGGTTAAGGAGCCTCCTCTGATCCTCTGGGAGTTTATTTCATAGAGTTGGAGCTCTAATAAATGAGTCCTGGTCACCAATTTAGAGGAAAGTCCTGTTACCCTCTGGTTGTGGTTTCTAAAATGTATCTGTTTGTGGAGGCTGGAGGAGCTGAGGGCCCAGGTCAAAGCTGAAGCCCAGGCAGCGGCTCAGGCTCAGATCCAGGAGCAGGTGAAGATGACCCTGGAGGCAGAGAAGGTAGCGTACATGGAGAACTTGACGGAGTCCATCACAAAGGAGCGAATGAAGACGGAGGACGAGAGGCTGATGGTCCAGCTTTACGTAAGTACACCAAGTAGATGTGTATGACCTGTAGATGAGTGAGGATCGCTTGAAAATGTGAAATGTTTTCCTTCTCTTACTGTGCCTCTTTCTCTTTCTTGCCCTGTTGTCTTCTCTCAGTGGATGGAGATGAAGGTAAGACGGGAGATGATCGTTGCATGCgtgtctgtctctctttcatTTCACTTTCATTCAGCTGCTGCACCACT
It encodes:
- the slc35b4 gene encoding UDP-xylose and UDP-N-acetylglucosamine transporter codes for the protein MGPVFATVLVFVGCCSNVVSLELLVREFPGCGNIVTFAQFLFIALEGFIFEANFGRKKPAIPISNYVIMVTMFFTVSVINNYALNFNIAMPLHMIFRSGSLIANMILGIIILKKRYSASKYLSIALVSAGIFICTIMSAKQVNVANEGSEEQGFYAFMHWLIGIAMLTFALLMSARMGIFQETLYKQYGKHSKEALFYNHCLPLPGFLILSTNIYKHCVHFSQSTPVMVPVVGLTVPIMWIYLFINVITQYVCIRGVFILTTECTSLTVTLVVTLRKFLSLIFSILYFQNPFTTWHWVGTAVVFLGTLLYTEVWSSVQAALGRPGIKEQKKLE